One region of Longimicrobiaceae bacterium genomic DNA includes:
- a CDS encoding antitoxin Xre/MbcA/ParS toxin-binding domain-containing protein — MPRRKRPEGETVYETAAQRARRPAQVREVLAAEEYASAAYAPLLDSVGQTLRYASYLNARRGFSTDAALAEVFPVSPSRVTRWKQGHPPEAENARLLRDLGIVVSLLDGFVDEDAIHDWLHGTNAHLGNRRPVDVVRDGRLSEVVRALEAEKSGAFA, encoded by the coding sequence ATGCCACGCCGCAAACGTCCCGAAGGTGAAACGGTCTACGAAACCGCCGCCCAGCGCGCCCGCCGGCCGGCGCAGGTCCGCGAGGTGCTCGCCGCCGAAGAGTACGCCTCCGCCGCGTACGCCCCGCTCCTCGACAGCGTGGGCCAGACGTTGCGCTACGCCTCGTACCTGAACGCGCGGCGGGGCTTCTCCACCGACGCGGCGCTCGCCGAGGTGTTCCCGGTGAGCCCCAGCCGCGTCACCCGCTGGAAGCAGGGCCATCCCCCCGAAGCCGAGAACGCGCGCCTGCTGCGCGACCTAGGCATCGTGGTCTCCCTGCTCGACGGCTTCGTCGACGAGGACGCCATCCACGACTGGCTGCACGGGACGAACGCGCACCTGGGCAACCGCCGCCCCGTCGACGTCGTCCGCGACGGGCGCCTCTCCGAGGTCGTACGTGCCCTCGAGGCCGAGAAGAGCGGCGCCTTCGCCTGA
- a CDS encoding RES family NAD+ phosphorylase, with product MMAEAAGLSCWRAFPWDPAAADGEPFSPRFVPPVQGSGRFDLGAPLVLYMAESPAHAVGEVMQSFRGCLVGATHLRRFGKALAVVEVKLPREIPGRLADLTDPAILSSLGIRPDALASRDVQRTQSISRSLFRAGYPGFRWWSSLMGDWHTVVLFLDRVPVSDLSYGQPQALSLAHPAMQSAASLLGFRLDR from the coding sequence ATGATGGCCGAGGCGGCGGGGCTCTCGTGCTGGCGCGCGTTCCCGTGGGACCCCGCCGCGGCGGACGGGGAGCCGTTCTCGCCGCGGTTCGTGCCGCCGGTGCAGGGGAGCGGGCGTTTCGACCTGGGCGCCCCGCTCGTGCTCTACATGGCCGAGTCGCCCGCGCACGCCGTGGGCGAGGTGATGCAGTCGTTCCGCGGGTGCCTGGTGGGGGCCACTCACCTGCGCCGGTTCGGCAAGGCGCTGGCGGTGGTGGAGGTCAAGCTGCCGCGCGAAATCCCGGGCAGGCTGGCCGACCTGACCGATCCTGCGATCCTGTCCAGCCTGGGCATCCGCCCGGATGCGCTGGCGAGCCGGGACGTGCAGCGGACTCAGTCCATCTCCCGGTCGCTCTTCCGCGCGGGCTACCCCGGCTTCCGCTGGTGGTCGTCGCTGATGGGCGACTGGCACACAGTGGTGCTCTTCCTGGACCGTGTGCCCGTCTCCGACCTCTCGTACGGCCAGCCGCAGGCGCTCTCGTTGGCGCATCCCGCCATGCAATCCGCCGCTTCCCTGCTCGGGTTCAGGCTTGATCGGTAG
- a CDS encoding sigma 54-interacting transcriptional regulator, whose product MVAIALESCIRQDQSELARSVEELSVRHWGRKEAVKLIGVDPCLLEAQEKIQRFARSESPVLITGETGTGKELFAKALYLLGPRAGRPFLRINCAQYNDGNLIASELFGHKKGSFTGAIGDHRGIFEEANGGVVFLDEIGELTPGAQAMLLRTLGEGEVVPVGGSCVRRVDVRVIAATSRDLRPMVKAGTFRADLFYRLRYLWLHVPALRERGDDWELLTGHYLGLLNSRWSNRKRLSPSASETLRTYHWPGNVRELRSLVDMGFHLADGEVIQPREFADALEPSGEGHSYTVANGNGNGAAHANGTVEACYERMVRGGESFWLVVHTPFLDRELSRSEVRQIVARGLRQTNGSYKRLLKLLGLQAEDYLKFMDFLRHHRLKPELHV is encoded by the coding sequence ATGGTGGCGATCGCACTGGAAAGCTGTATTCGGCAGGACCAGTCGGAGCTGGCGCGCAGCGTGGAAGAGCTGTCGGTGCGCCACTGGGGGCGCAAGGAGGCGGTGAAGCTGATCGGGGTGGACCCGTGCCTGCTGGAGGCACAGGAGAAGATCCAGCGGTTCGCGCGGTCGGAGAGCCCCGTGCTCATCACCGGCGAGACGGGCACGGGCAAAGAGCTGTTCGCCAAGGCGCTGTACCTGCTGGGGCCGCGCGCCGGCCGGCCCTTCCTGCGCATCAACTGCGCGCAGTACAACGACGGCAACCTCATCGCCAGCGAGCTGTTCGGCCACAAGAAGGGCAGCTTCACCGGCGCCATCGGCGACCACCGCGGAATCTTCGAGGAAGCCAACGGCGGCGTCGTCTTCCTCGACGAGATCGGCGAGCTGACCCCCGGCGCCCAGGCCATGCTCCTCCGCACCCTCGGCGAGGGCGAGGTGGTGCCCGTGGGCGGCAGTTGCGTGCGGCGCGTGGACGTGCGGGTGATCGCCGCCACCAGCCGCGACCTGCGGCCCATGGTCAAGGCAGGCACCTTCCGCGCGGACCTCTTCTACCGGCTCCGCTACCTGTGGCTCCACGTCCCCGCACTTCGCGAGCGCGGCGACGACTGGGAGCTTCTCACGGGCCACTACCTGGGCCTGCTCAACTCGCGCTGGTCCAACCGCAAGCGCCTCTCCCCCTCGGCTTCGGAGACGCTGCGAACGTACCACTGGCCCGGAAACGTACGCGAGCTCCGCAGCCTGGTGGACATGGGCTTCCACCTCGCCGACGGCGAGGTCATCCAGCCGCGCGAGTTCGCCGACGCGCTGGAGCCCTCCGGCGAAGGTCATTCGTACACTGTGGCGAACGGCAACGGGAATGGCGCCGCCCACGCCAACGGAACCGTCGAGGCTTGCTACGAGCGCATGGTCCGCGGCGGCGAGAGCTTCTGGCTGGTGGTCCACACGCCCTTCCTGGACCGCGAGCTGAGCCGCAGCGAGGTGCGGCAGATCGTGGCCCGCGGCCTCCGCCAGACCAACGGTAGCTACAAGCGCCTGCTCAAGCTCCTGGGCCTCCAGGCCGAAGACTACCTCAAGTTTATGGACTTCCTCCGCCACCACCGCCTCAAGCCCGAGCTACACGTCTGA